A single region of the Sphingomonas sp. LY29 genome encodes:
- a CDS encoding MucR family transcriptional regulator, with protein MDIDEAPNNLIDLTADIVAAHVNNNSVAISDVATLISNVHSALAGLSSNKTTIEERKEPAVSIRQSVKPDYLVCLEDGKKMKMLRRYLMTNYGMTPEEYRTKWNLPKDYPMTAPSYAERRRDLAKSIGLGTKTRKTSKGNKPK; from the coding sequence ATGGATATCGACGAAGCCCCCAATAATTTGATCGATTTGACTGCGGATATCGTTGCGGCGCACGTTAATAACAACAGTGTGGCGATTTCAGACGTCGCCACGCTAATTTCGAATGTGCATTCTGCGCTGGCAGGCCTCTCTTCGAACAAGACTACGATAGAGGAGCGCAAGGAGCCAGCGGTCTCGATCCGCCAGTCGGTCAAGCCGGACTACTTGGTCTGTCTGGAAGACGGAAAAAAGATGAAGATGCTGCGGCGCTATCTCATGACTAATTATGGCATGACGCCGGAAGAATATCGCACTAAGTGGAATCTCCCGAAAGACTATCCCATGACTGCTCCCTCTTATGCTGAGCGGCGACGGGACCTGGCTAAGTCGATTGGCCTAGGCACCAAGACTCGTAA
- a CDS encoding molecular chaperone, protein MRKIAFLRASLMMISATLFASPASAQISVSQLIVELNTENSAADLEVVNDSGERAYVTVTPRQIQLPGTPAESSFSTPNPETLGLLVSPSRLILEPNQRRRLRIARVGASSDHEKIYRVTVKPVTGEIEATQSGIKMLVGYDLLVISRPVSSAVDLKKERTGSTLTIRNDGASSVELVEGKLCLPTKVCSSIPGRRIYAGAIWSQPIPPTGTGEFRVKSMSGWSTLKF, encoded by the coding sequence GTGCGTAAAATAGCGTTCCTGCGGGCGTCCTTGATGATGATTAGCGCGACACTGTTCGCTAGCCCTGCTTCCGCGCAGATATCAGTCAGCCAGTTGATTGTAGAACTGAACACAGAAAACAGCGCGGCTGATCTCGAAGTGGTCAATGACAGCGGCGAGAGAGCCTATGTTACGGTCACGCCTCGCCAGATCCAGCTACCTGGCACCCCGGCAGAAAGCTCGTTCTCGACGCCAAATCCCGAAACGCTGGGACTGCTTGTTTCGCCATCTCGCCTGATACTTGAGCCAAACCAAAGACGAAGGTTACGGATTGCAAGGGTAGGGGCCTCATCCGACCACGAGAAAATCTATCGAGTGACCGTGAAACCGGTGACTGGAGAGATTGAGGCTACGCAAAGCGGTATTAAGATGCTGGTGGGTTACGATCTGCTGGTCATATCGCGACCGGTATCCTCTGCGGTAGATCTCAAGAAAGAGCGGACAGGCTCCACCCTGACTATTAGAAACGACGGAGCTTCGAGCGTCGAGCTGGTCGAAGGAAAGCTTTGCCTGCCGACAAAAGTCTGCTCGTCTATCCCCGGTCGACGGATTTATGCGGGCGCCATCTGGTCTCAGCCTATTCCTCCGACCGGTACTGGAGAATTCCGAGTTAAATCAATGAGCGGATGGTCGACACTCAAATTCTAG
- a CDS encoding TcfC E-set like domain-containing protein, whose translation MIAHLRHCWWQACRVFLILVSAVFILCDGALAEDRRILSSTMPVDFADLESERAVILDVYYDGRKVGEARATLSPGHVTFSDPSRVVAMLDDLANPAGIAAQLSGSVSSNANLACSENSSVACEEVPNDRTIVVLDQDRFRLDVIVPAKDRRVRERTDGGYLSATSSAPALLSSWSGSLYRNQFEGTSVHLQNRSIASLGTLRVRGDVSASDTFGVEYDNLTLEADRKNWRFLGGLLWAPGSEMLGRRQIIGIGATTQLDTLRSRDEILGTPLDLFLSQPSRVDLLVDGRLVSSQIQPGGLSYIDTNRLMTGSYEVILRIHEQGGQVREESRFFTKGTALAPIGRPMLSAFLGTMQTGRALRFDSSSLFYQAAAAVRLSAGLGIDTVVLGTNEKAIVEIGASHHSRLLQSRLVVLASTSRDMGVSLRANSVGSGPLSVSFDLRKIWSADGRSILPSAAPGRSFNENAIVGLADIGSYTQGHSILSYHWRNATLRLGGLFRRSARAETDYRVNASIEVPVVARGRMNFVLLADAEKTNRGVATFLGFRLNASKRQLSTSLSGGIVTGKESNDRSPTLIGEAQVGWSDSSSERTISADAALGRSLDGSRARATATYASQAFRGRADVVQALDGRPQTDAAITFATSFAVTSEGVGLSGRDASESGVKVSLSGAERGGSFEVLVDGVPRAIVTKRQHTVLSLPPYRSYEIRLRPLGSAMSSTDYDPRTVTLYPGNIVDLNWTAARVAVLFGRALELSGLPLSNREVRGSFGISRTDRDGFFQIETREGDTLVLGSGSGAVGSDADCRININGLSPAKDFISVGDLKCVK comes from the coding sequence ATGATCGCTCACCTTCGTCATTGCTGGTGGCAGGCCTGTCGCGTTTTCCTAATTTTGGTTAGCGCGGTCTTCATTCTCTGCGATGGGGCTCTTGCCGAGGACCGCCGGATTCTATCGTCGACCATGCCAGTCGACTTTGCCGATCTCGAGAGTGAACGCGCCGTCATCCTCGACGTCTACTATGATGGCAGGAAAGTCGGCGAAGCCCGGGCCACGCTGAGTCCGGGCCACGTAACTTTTTCGGATCCGTCGCGGGTCGTCGCAATGCTCGACGACCTAGCTAACCCGGCGGGGATAGCTGCGCAGCTCAGTGGCTCAGTGTCTTCAAATGCCAACTTGGCCTGTTCAGAAAACTCGAGCGTGGCTTGCGAGGAGGTGCCGAACGATCGGACGATTGTCGTGCTCGACCAAGACAGGTTTCGCCTCGACGTCATCGTCCCAGCCAAAGACAGGAGGGTGAGAGAGAGAACGGACGGAGGGTATCTTTCGGCGACATCAAGTGCACCAGCACTTTTATCGTCCTGGAGCGGGAGCCTGTACCGAAATCAGTTCGAGGGAACGTCTGTCCACCTGCAAAATCGCTCGATCGCCTCGCTCGGTACTCTCCGGGTCAGGGGCGATGTGTCGGCGTCCGACACATTCGGTGTCGAGTACGACAACCTGACCCTTGAGGCAGACCGCAAAAATTGGCGGTTTCTTGGCGGCCTCCTGTGGGCTCCCGGCTCAGAGATGCTCGGCCGCCGTCAAATTATCGGCATCGGGGCAACGACACAGCTCGACACCTTGCGGTCGAGGGACGAGATCCTAGGCACGCCGCTTGACCTATTTCTGAGTCAGCCTTCGCGAGTAGATCTGCTTGTAGACGGTCGTCTGGTCAGCTCGCAGATCCAGCCAGGGGGGCTCTCATATATCGACACGAATAGGCTAATGACGGGGTCGTACGAGGTAATTCTACGGATTCATGAGCAAGGTGGCCAAGTTCGCGAAGAGTCTCGTTTCTTCACGAAAGGAACGGCGTTGGCTCCCATTGGCCGACCGATGCTGTCCGCATTTCTGGGGACGATGCAGACTGGAAGGGCTCTGCGCTTCGACAGTAGCTCGCTATTCTATCAGGCTGCTGCCGCCGTGCGCCTCTCTGCCGGCCTTGGCATTGACACCGTTGTGCTGGGAACGAATGAGAAGGCGATCGTTGAGATAGGGGCGTCACACCACAGTCGTTTGCTTCAGTCTAGATTGGTGGTCCTCGCCTCTACCTCACGCGACATGGGCGTCAGCCTTCGTGCCAATTCGGTGGGATCCGGGCCGCTTTCGGTCAGCTTCGACTTGCGAAAGATCTGGAGCGCGGATGGACGTTCAATCCTCCCTTCCGCTGCCCCCGGGCGGTCCTTCAATGAAAACGCGATAGTCGGGCTGGCTGACATTGGCAGCTACACCCAGGGTCATTCAATTCTGTCATATCACTGGAGGAACGCCACGCTGCGATTGGGAGGCCTCTTTCGTCGAAGCGCGAGGGCTGAGACCGATTACCGGGTAAACGCGTCTATCGAGGTGCCCGTCGTCGCGCGCGGCCGAATGAACTTCGTCCTTCTCGCGGACGCGGAGAAAACGAACCGCGGGGTTGCAACATTCCTGGGCTTTCGACTGAACGCGTCAAAGCGACAGCTTTCGACATCGCTGTCAGGCGGCATTGTGACGGGAAAAGAGTCGAACGATCGCTCGCCGACGCTTATCGGAGAGGCCCAAGTCGGTTGGAGCGATAGCTCGAGCGAAAGGACTATTTCCGCCGACGCGGCGCTTGGGCGGTCCTTGGACGGAAGCCGAGCGCGAGCGACTGCTACCTATGCGTCGCAGGCCTTTCGTGGTCGCGCCGATGTCGTACAGGCGCTCGACGGCAGACCGCAAACTGACGCAGCGATCACGTTCGCTACATCCTTCGCCGTAACTTCCGAAGGGGTGGGACTTTCCGGGCGTGACGCAAGCGAGAGCGGCGTGAAGGTGTCGCTGTCTGGTGCTGAGCGGGGCGGGTCATTCGAGGTGCTTGTCGACGGGGTGCCGCGCGCAATCGTGACGAAGAGACAGCACACCGTGCTTTCTCTCCCGCCTTATCGCTCGTACGAAATCCGACTGCGCCCCCTCGGTTCGGCTATGTCCTCGACAGATTACGACCCTCGAACGGTGACGCTGTATCCTGGGAACATCGTCGATCTGAATTGGACGGCCGCAAGAGTGGCCGTACTCTTCGGCCGCGCTCTGGAGCTAAGTGGGCTCCCGTTGTCAAACCGAGAGGTGCGCGGCAGCTTTGGGATCAGCCGCACTGACCGGGACGGCTTCTTCCAGATCGAGACGAGGGAAGGCGACACGCTGGTTCTCGGCAGCGGCAGCGGCGCAGTCGGTAGCGACGCAGATTGCCGCATTAATATCAACGGGCTCAGCCCTGCGAAGGACTTCATATCTGTGGGAGATCTTAAGTGCGTAAAATAG